Proteins from one Coregonus clupeaformis isolate EN_2021a chromosome 29, ASM2061545v1, whole genome shotgun sequence genomic window:
- the LOC121554179 gene encoding carboxypeptidase B2, with protein sequence MLTKHLAQVLDTLNMKALLIWAVLLNFYKLLKTGDCTSKHDQVLSIQVTTHQQADIVRNISSQYETVLWSPASPEHIGADTEVHLFVPANNLGTVTDLLDTHHITHQVLLDNTEELIEMQTRNESADPRSSTSYYERYHSLGDIYYWINKTAQEHSDMVKVILIGSSYEKRPLYVLKLSGRQERAEKRAMWIDCGIHAREWISPAFCLWFVQYSLNFYNQNNDITEMLNSMDIYVLPVMNPDGYKYTWTTNRMWRKNRSSNKESNCVGTDLNRNFDANWCTKGASNRPCDEIYCGQFPESEPEAEAVANFLRSHKDSVKLYLSIHSYGQMLLFPYSCSNEEVPNHAELFELAQEAAMKIRRHYRNNYKYGASAKTIYLAPGGSDDWAYNLGIHYSFTFELEDRGRYGFLLPPSFISKACNEALLAVKSIAVRVIQKTQPQP encoded by the exons atgttAACCAAACATCTTGCACAAGTTTTGGACACATTAAACATGAAGGCTCTTCTAATATGGGCTGTTTTGCTGAACTTTTACAAACTCCTTAAGACAGGTGACTGCACTTCAAAACA TGACCAAGTACTCTCAATCCAAGTCACAACACACCAACAGGCAGATATTGTGAGAAACATATCCAGCCAATATGAG ACAGTTTTGTGGTCACCTGCTTCACCTGAGCACATTGGAGCAGACACTGAGGTGCACCTGTTTGTTCCTGCCAACAACTTGGGGACTGTCACAGACCTGCTGGATACACACCACATAACACACCA AGTGCTACTGGACAACACAGAGGAACTGATTGAGATGCAGACCAGGAATGAATCGGCGGACCCTCGAAGCAGCACATCTTATTATGAGAGATACCATTCTCTGGGGGAC atataCTATTGGATCAACAAGACTGCCCAGGAACACTCAGACATGGTCAAAGTCATCCTGATTGGCTCATCGTATGAGAAACGCCCACTTTATGTTCTCAAG TTGTCCGGACGACAAGAGAGAGCTGAAAAGAGAGCAATGTGGATTGACTGTGGCATTCATGCTAGAGAGTGGATCTCCCCAGCCTTCTGCCTGTGGTTTGTGCAATAT TCCTTGAATTTCTACAATCAAAACAATGACATCACTGAGATGCTGAACAGTATGGACATCTATGTTCTGCCTGTCATGAACCCGGATGGATACAAGTACACATGGACAACG AACCGAATGTGGAGAAAGAATCGTTCCTCGAACAAGGAAAGCAACTGTGTTGGAACCGACCTCAATAGAAACTTTGATGCAAACTGGTGCA CGAAGGGCGCCTCCAACAGGCCCTGTGATGAGATATACTGCGGCCAGTTCCCAGAGTCGGAGCCTGAGGCGGAAGCCGTGGCTAACTTCCTGCGCAGCCACAAAGACTCGGTAAAGCTCTACCTCTCCATCCATTCCTATGGTCAGATGCTGCTCTTCCCATACTCCTGCTCCAATGAGGAGGTGCCTAACCATGCCGAGCTG TTTGAGCTTGCACAGGAGGCAGCCATGAAAATCAGAAGACACTACAGGAACAACTACAAATATGGCGCATCAGCAAAAACAATAT ACTTAGCCCCCGGAGGATCTGACGACTGGGCCTACAACCTGGGTATCCACTACTCCTTCACCTTTGAGCTGGAGGACCGTGGTCGATATGGTTTCCTCCTACCGCCATCATTCATCTCCAAGGCCTGCAATGAAGCCCTCCTCGCTGTTAAGAGTATAGCTGTCAGAGTCATTCAGAAAacacaaccccaaccctaa